The following coding sequences lie in one Candidatus Nitrospira allomarina genomic window:
- a CDS encoding response regulator, with protein MKKILLVDDNETNMYLARFILQQHGHEVIEARNGAQAVELAIKEKLDMIIMDIQLPDLNGLEATKRIRASEVGSKIPIIAFTSYAMPGDRERSLAAGCTGYIEKPLNPDTFMAELGKHM; from the coding sequence GTGAAGAAAATCCTGTTAGTCGATGACAACGAAACCAATATGTATTTGGCAAGATTCATCCTTCAGCAACATGGGCATGAGGTCATCGAGGCAAGAAATGGAGCGCAGGCAGTTGAACTGGCAATCAAAGAAAAGCTCGATATGATTATCATGGATATACAGCTTCCTGACCTCAATGGCCTTGAAGCCACAAAAAGGATACGAGCCTCTGAGGTAGGATCAAAGATTCCTATTATCGCTTTTACTTCTTATGCCATGCCTGGTGACAGGGAGAGATCCCTCGCTGCTGGCTGCACCGGTTATATCGAAAAGCCCCTTAATCCCGACACCTTTATGGCAGAGTTAGGAAAACACATGTAG
- a CDS encoding sensor histidine kinase has protein sequence MKYLQQIWGSIPAKKTMNSVILTYLLVLLGLITFELVEEFFYPDFERWQSQVTTIIFGSLCAGIVAFIVSHRHDTLRQQLIEEIDERKRTQEELQKYQEQLEALVKERTRDLEAKTGELEQANIYLQRANRHKSVFLASMSHELRTPLNSIIGFTGIMLKGMAGEITEEQRKQLGMVKNSANHLLTLINDVLDVSKIEAGKIDFSLEEFGIDELVTETKESVSPAAQTKGLEILTNVPEDITIFSDKRRTKQVLLNLCSNAVKFTDHGTIEVAAKALNDEKVEITVRDTGIGIKGEDMHELFEPFQQVGVSITKRQEGTGLGLYLTKKLVNLLRGEVWAKSRYGEGSEFTVVLPLRYKEESKE, from the coding sequence ATGAAATACCTTCAACAAATCTGGGGATCGATCCCGGCCAAGAAAACAATGAACTCGGTGATTCTCACTTACCTGCTTGTTCTACTGGGGTTGATTACATTTGAGTTGGTCGAAGAATTCTTTTATCCCGATTTCGAACGATGGCAATCGCAGGTGACTACCATCATTTTCGGCAGTCTTTGCGCTGGTATAGTGGCTTTCATCGTTTCGCATCGGCACGATACTCTTCGACAACAGCTCATTGAGGAAATCGATGAACGGAAGAGAACACAAGAGGAACTGCAAAAGTATCAAGAGCAGCTAGAAGCGCTAGTCAAAGAGCGAACCCGTGATCTTGAGGCCAAAACTGGAGAGCTTGAACAGGCAAACATTTATCTTCAGCGTGCCAATCGTCACAAATCTGTCTTCCTTGCCAGCATGAGCCACGAGCTGAGGACACCATTGAATTCCATTATTGGCTTTACGGGTATCATGTTGAAGGGAATGGCTGGCGAGATTACCGAGGAGCAAAGGAAACAGCTTGGCATGGTGAAGAACAGCGCCAATCATCTTCTAACCCTTATCAACGACGTTTTGGATGTCTCTAAGATTGAGGCTGGGAAAATAGACTTTTCCCTTGAGGAATTTGGGATTGATGAACTGGTGACCGAGACGAAGGAGAGTGTCTCTCCTGCTGCTCAGACCAAGGGCTTGGAAATTCTCACGAACGTACCCGAAGACATCACGATTTTCAGTGATAAAAGACGCACAAAACAGGTTTTGTTGAATCTGTGCAGCAATGCTGTAAAATTCACTGACCATGGAACCATAGAGGTGGCAGCCAAGGCGTTAAACGATGAAAAAGTAGAGATCACGGTGAGGGATACCGGGATAGGGATCAAAGGAGAGGACATGCATGAGCTCTTTGAACCCTTTCAACAGGTTGGTGTGTCCATTACCAAACGGCAAGAGGGAACCGGACTTGGATTGTATCTCACCAAGAAGCTGGTCAATCTACTTCGGGGCGAGGTCTGGGCCAAGAGTCGTTATGGCGAGGGTAGTGAATTTACCGTTGTTCTACCCTTGAGGTATAAGGAGGAATCAAAGGAGTGA
- a CDS encoding SirB1 family protein — MHSPSETKIQALLRLLSDPNEQVAKTIQHEFVRMGPSALPFLEKAGTDDTTLESRVAFVKNEILFEQLKEEFSTFVTHCSRKMDWEQGAFLIAKMAYPNVDILHYQQCLDQLTEEFRKKWYSEGSAPGKVARLLSAFLFKDKGFSGNRIHYHDPDNSYLHRVIESRQGIPISLSAIYVFVGNRLNLPLCGVGMPGHFLVKIEGEPIPQFVDCFNGGALLREQDCEQFITASGLDYSPEFLEKSPTRLILARMLRNLLSIYEREEQNPMTKRVETLLQILQESSADQDPFP; from the coding sequence TTGCACTCACCTTCGGAGACAAAAATTCAGGCTCTGCTTCGTTTGTTATCCGACCCCAACGAACAGGTCGCCAAAACGATCCAGCACGAATTCGTCCGTATGGGGCCCTCAGCCTTACCATTTCTGGAAAAAGCCGGCACGGATGATACGACATTGGAATCCCGGGTCGCTTTTGTCAAAAATGAAATTCTTTTTGAGCAACTTAAAGAGGAATTCAGCACGTTTGTTACCCATTGCTCCCGGAAGATGGATTGGGAGCAGGGGGCCTTCCTCATCGCCAAGATGGCCTACCCGAATGTCGATATTCTCCATTATCAGCAATGCCTCGATCAGCTCACTGAAGAGTTTCGAAAGAAATGGTATTCCGAAGGTTCTGCGCCTGGTAAAGTCGCCAGACTCCTCAGCGCGTTCCTCTTTAAAGACAAGGGATTTTCCGGCAACCGCATCCATTACCACGACCCAGACAATAGCTATCTGCATCGGGTCATCGAATCGCGGCAGGGGATCCCCATTTCTCTCTCGGCCATCTATGTGTTTGTGGGAAACCGTTTAAATTTGCCCCTCTGCGGGGTCGGAATGCCTGGACATTTCCTGGTAAAGATTGAAGGAGAGCCGATTCCGCAATTTGTGGATTGCTTTAACGGTGGAGCACTCTTACGGGAACAAGACTGTGAACAATTTATTACGGCATCCGGCTTGGACTATTCTCCTGAGTTTTTGGAAAAGAGTCCGACACGGTTGATTCTTGCCCGCATGCTCCGAAATCTGTTGAGTATTTATGAGCGGGAAGAACAGAATCCCATGACGAAGCGGGTAGAGACTCTGCTTCAAATCCTGCAGGAATCTTCCGCCGATCAGGATCCCTTTCCCTAA
- a CDS encoding ABC transporter permease, translated as MNEQIQEVLALTNRWVKRLSREKFSMLFTLIQPMLFWLIFFGNLFQRAADIQVVQAPNYMSFLAAGVVVMTVLNNGLAGGVDLLFDKENGFLERLMATPIRRSSVILSRFLFVMAITAMQILVILGVAFLFGVSAETGILGIALILVIGMLFGVGLTAISMAMAFSVKSHGDFFSVLGFLSLPMIFLSSALVPLAAMPGWMKTLAFFNPMTWVIDAIRPLILTGWSEALPQVAIALGVLAAFDALCLYGGARAFRRSVG; from the coding sequence ATGAATGAGCAAATTCAAGAGGTACTTGCCCTGACCAATCGATGGGTCAAGCGATTGAGCCGGGAAAAGTTCAGTATGTTGTTTACGCTGATACAGCCCATGCTGTTTTGGCTCATCTTTTTCGGCAACCTGTTTCAGCGAGCAGCCGATATACAGGTCGTCCAAGCCCCGAATTACATGAGTTTTCTTGCAGCCGGTGTTGTCGTGATGACCGTTCTCAATAACGGGCTGGCCGGTGGCGTCGACCTACTGTTTGATAAAGAAAACGGGTTTCTGGAGCGACTGATGGCAACCCCCATCAGACGTTCGTCCGTGATCCTTAGTCGGTTTTTATTTGTGATGGCCATCACCGCCATGCAAATTCTGGTTATTCTGGGCGTGGCCTTTTTATTCGGCGTGAGTGCGGAAACCGGGATATTAGGAATCGCACTCATATTGGTGATCGGCATGCTGTTTGGTGTCGGGCTCACGGCCATTTCCATGGCCATGGCGTTTTCCGTGAAGAGTCATGGAGATTTCTTCTCGGTGTTGGGCTTCCTTTCGCTCCCGATGATCTTTCTCAGCTCCGCGCTCGTACCATTAGCGGCAATGCCGGGGTGGATGAAAACACTGGCATTTTTCAATCCGATGACCTGGGTCATTGATGCCATCCGGCCATTGATTCTTACCGGTTGGAGCGAGGCGCTCCCTCAGGTAGCTATCGCCCTTGGAGTCCTCGCCGCCTTTGACGCCTTGTGTCTCTATGGGGGAGCCCGCGCGTTCAGGCGCTCGGTCGGCTAA
- a CDS encoding ATP-binding cassette domain-containing protein: MSDAVAIEVKGLGKTYDTVTAVKNLSLSVMQGEIFGLLGPNGAGKSTTLRILITTLSPSSGTATIFGHDVAKEADTIRRMIGYVPQERAIDRFLTGREHLLLLADLYHLPKNEALTRIASLLRLVDLEEHADRVAKGYSGGMKRKLDIACGLLPNPKVLFLDEPTLGLDVQSRLNIWQYLRKLREQGMTIVMTTNYLDEADQLCDRIAIIDRGEIRAIGSPKDLKASLGGDGVWLTLGDPQPQALETLSTALKALPFVRAIRPTPQGLDIRVDAPEKALPAILEATNRVGCLLDGIEYHRPRLDDVFVAHTGRSLKDQPPEPTT, encoded by the coding sequence ATGTCTGATGCCGTTGCCATTGAGGTTAAAGGGCTGGGGAAAACCTACGACACCGTGACCGCGGTGAAGAATCTCTCCCTCTCCGTCATGCAGGGAGAAATTTTTGGCCTTCTGGGACCCAACGGAGCAGGAAAGAGTACCACGCTTCGAATTTTAATTACGACCCTCAGTCCCTCCTCCGGGACCGCAACCATTTTCGGACATGATGTCGCCAAAGAAGCCGATACCATTCGACGGATGATCGGCTACGTTCCGCAGGAACGGGCTATCGACCGCTTTCTTACCGGTCGGGAGCATTTGCTGTTGCTTGCGGATCTCTATCATCTCCCAAAAAATGAAGCCCTCACCAGGATTGCATCGCTCCTGAGGCTGGTCGATCTGGAAGAGCATGCCGATCGCGTGGCCAAAGGATATTCCGGTGGGATGAAGCGCAAATTGGATATTGCCTGCGGTTTATTGCCCAATCCCAAGGTACTCTTTTTGGACGAACCCACACTCGGCCTTGACGTTCAAAGCCGCCTCAACATCTGGCAATACCTGCGGAAATTGCGCGAGCAGGGCATGACCATCGTCATGACCACCAATTACCTGGATGAAGCCGACCAGCTTTGTGATCGAATTGCTATCATTGACCGCGGTGAAATCCGCGCCATTGGCTCTCCAAAGGACTTAAAGGCCAGTTTAGGTGGCGATGGCGTCTGGCTCACTCTTGGAGACCCTCAGCCTCAGGCTCTCGAAACCCTCTCAACCGCCTTAAAAGCCTTGCCCTTCGTACGTGCCATTCGTCCCACTCCACAAGGGCTTGATATCCGCGTCGATGCTCCCGAGAAGGCATTGCCTGCTATTCTCGAGGCCACAAATCGAGTAGGATGTCTCCTTGATGGAATCGAATATCATCGGCCGAGGCTAGACGACGTGTTTGTGGCTCACACAGGCCGGTCCCTCAAAGACCAACCCCCTGAACCCACGACCTAA
- a CDS encoding LON peptidase substrate-binding domain-containing protein, translated as MPIFPLPNVVFFPETYLPLHIFEPRYREMVHDASGQGDCIGMVLLKDGWEDEYEADPPIYPIGCVGRIISSHKLADGRLNIVLQGLQRCTFEEQEVSTPYRQARIIPNAQKGEPSLDTETRINLEQITQEYLTWKKAHELCQVIASGKLTDSILVHNLSAGLDLSPVEKQFLLESGHLIQQARRLIDLIRFKLADLRTAQG; from the coding sequence GTGCCAATTTTTCCACTGCCCAACGTCGTATTTTTCCCTGAAACCTATTTGCCTTTACACATCTTTGAACCCCGATACCGGGAAATGGTTCACGACGCATCCGGTCAGGGAGATTGCATTGGCATGGTCTTGCTCAAGGACGGTTGGGAAGACGAGTATGAGGCGGATCCGCCGATTTATCCCATTGGATGTGTGGGGCGAATTATCAGCTCACACAAACTGGCTGACGGTCGGCTTAATATTGTGTTGCAAGGCCTTCAGCGATGTACCTTTGAAGAGCAAGAGGTCTCAACGCCCTACCGCCAAGCACGAATTATTCCGAATGCGCAAAAGGGCGAACCCTCCCTGGACACCGAAACCCGCATCAATCTGGAGCAAATTACCCAAGAATATTTGACCTGGAAAAAGGCTCATGAGTTGTGTCAGGTGATCGCTTCTGGCAAACTCACGGATTCCATTCTTGTTCATAACCTTTCAGCCGGTCTTGATTTGTCACCCGTGGAAAAACAATTTTTACTTGAATCCGGCCATCTCATCCAGCAAGCTCGCCGCCTGATTGATCTCATCCGCTTTAAACTTGCCGATCTTCGAACGGCACAAGGATAA
- a CDS encoding lipocalin-like domain-containing protein has protein sequence MFSILGISEVFAETPSVGFHEFTPARPGYVYAFPRDHGSHEQFQTEWWYFTGHLSTTNGRRFGYELTFFRRGIDSPDAWSNPSAWAMRHLYFAHFALTDEANNQFRFAEKLSRAGINKAGAEGDRLHVWIDRWLLKAVAPDHRQFHLQAQAEDFSINLMLESGKSPVIHGIDGVSRKGREAEATSHYYSMTRLQTTGSVVVQGVPLAVNGVSWMDHEFGSADLSEGLVGWDWFSLQLENDYDIMAYGLRRSDGTFDPASSGTLVRPNGSSTSFSLDALKVSVQDHWTSPASGARYPSQWTLSIPSEKVKLNISPRMANQELITGRSTAVTYWEGAVDVTGLWKGENIHGQGYVELTGYAEPYRPSR, from the coding sequence ATGTTTTCAATTCTTGGGATTTCGGAGGTCTTTGCAGAGACTCCCAGCGTTGGATTTCATGAATTTACTCCTGCCCGCCCCGGATACGTCTATGCGTTCCCCCGGGATCATGGCAGTCATGAGCAATTTCAGACAGAGTGGTGGTATTTTACCGGACATCTGTCCACCACGAATGGCCGACGGTTTGGGTACGAATTGACCTTTTTTCGTCGTGGAATTGACTCACCCGATGCCTGGAGTAATCCTTCTGCATGGGCCATGCGACACCTGTACTTTGCCCATTTTGCATTAACCGACGAAGCAAATAACCAATTCCGGTTTGCAGAGAAGCTGAGTCGTGCCGGAATCAACAAGGCCGGAGCTGAAGGGGATCGGCTCCATGTGTGGATCGATCGGTGGTTGCTGAAGGCGGTGGCACCCGATCATCGACAATTTCATCTACAGGCGCAGGCTGAAGATTTTTCCATTAATTTGATGCTCGAATCGGGTAAATCCCCTGTCATTCATGGCATAGACGGAGTGAGCCGGAAAGGCCGGGAGGCAGAGGCCACCTCCCATTATTATTCAATGACCCGACTTCAGACCACTGGATCGGTGGTAGTACAGGGGGTGCCGCTGGCGGTCAACGGCGTTAGTTGGATGGATCATGAATTTGGATCTGCGGACCTCTCGGAAGGTCTCGTTGGATGGGATTGGTTCAGCCTGCAACTTGAGAATGATTATGACATCATGGCCTATGGGCTTCGCCGTTCGGATGGAACCTTTGATCCTGCATCCAGTGGAACATTGGTGAGGCCAAACGGATCCTCGACATCCTTTTCCCTTGATGCGCTCAAGGTAAGCGTTCAAGACCATTGGACCAGTCCGGCCAGTGGTGCGCGTTACCCTAGTCAATGGACGTTATCTATTCCGTCGGAAAAGGTGAAGTTGAATATCTCTCCCAGAATGGCCAATCAAGAACTCATAACCGGGCGAAGTACCGCTGTGACATACTGGGAAGGAGCCGTGGATGTCACCGGGCTTTGGAAGGGAGAGAATATTCATGGCCAGGGCTATGTCGAACTGACCGGATATGCCGAACCGTATCGCCCATCACGATAA
- a CDS encoding WD40/YVTN/BNR-like repeat-containing protein gives MSRILVTFVVSLVLGLTACGQRSDTIVSIALHPTKPNIIYVATDEAVYKSSDTGATWTRFAGELARTRVITLALDPQLSATVFAGTMGDGTYKSPDGGRTWHPYNSGIQKGTISAIVNQIVFNPLGTEMVYAATTVGVFRSLDGGRHWTERMQGMTEVSFVVTLAIDPQRPNVLYAGTTGGVYRTFNATESWEKASTGMVASDAKMASMVLGVNGIVVDPTNSNVVYAGTTDGLYKSTDQAEHWTKIGGSVQHAYISAIQLDPTNPSILYMATSDRVQKSEDGGETWQPKIQGLEAASIRSLQMSPLDPRTLYVGTNGGGLYRTTDAGDSWSRLPLTPASGE, from the coding sequence ATGTCCCGAATTCTTGTGACCTTTGTTGTGTCCCTGGTGCTCGGATTGACGGCCTGCGGTCAACGAAGCGATACCATTGTGTCCATTGCCTTACATCCCACCAAACCCAACATTATTTATGTGGCCACGGATGAAGCTGTATACAAGTCTTCCGATACGGGGGCCACATGGACCAGATTTGCGGGAGAATTAGCCCGGACCCGAGTGATTACTCTTGCCCTTGACCCCCAACTGTCTGCCACCGTGTTTGCGGGAACGATGGGCGATGGGACCTATAAAAGCCCGGATGGGGGCCGAACGTGGCATCCCTACAATTCCGGGATTCAGAAAGGCACGATCTCGGCCATTGTTAATCAGATTGTGTTTAATCCTTTAGGGACGGAGATGGTTTATGCGGCGACAACCGTTGGAGTTTTTCGAAGTTTGGATGGTGGTCGACATTGGACTGAACGGATGCAAGGCATGACGGAGGTGAGTTTTGTGGTGACCCTGGCAATTGATCCCCAGCGTCCAAATGTCTTATACGCGGGGACGACGGGAGGCGTCTATCGCACGTTCAATGCCACAGAAAGTTGGGAAAAAGCATCGACGGGCATGGTGGCTTCAGATGCCAAAATGGCTTCAATGGTGTTGGGAGTCAATGGAATCGTGGTTGATCCAACGAATAGTAACGTGGTGTATGCAGGGACCACAGATGGATTATATAAATCAACCGACCAGGCCGAACACTGGACAAAGATCGGAGGTAGCGTTCAACATGCCTATATCAGTGCCATTCAACTGGATCCCACTAACCCGTCAATCCTGTATATGGCGACAAGTGATCGGGTTCAAAAAAGTGAGGACGGAGGAGAAACCTGGCAACCGAAAATACAGGGATTGGAGGCAGCCAGTATTCGAAGTCTTCAGATGAGCCCCCTGGATCCCCGCACTTTGTATGTCGGCACGAATGGAGGAGGGTTGTACCGAACCACGGATGCCGGAGACTCCTGGAGCCGGTTACCTCTTACTCCGGCATCTGGTGAATAG